A single window of Hyla sarda isolate aHylSar1 chromosome 2, aHylSar1.hap1, whole genome shotgun sequence DNA harbors:
- the C2H21orf62 gene encoding uncharacterized protein C21orf62 homolog, with product MSCQKYQFFLLGFLNLCIIKHLVHSQNHTLIFFKDNNFRNCSCSFDIQSCDYSLANLMCNCKTITLPKNKTVSRLSYNGDLTIWFSDTTTLARLVNFTIVHNLKLSLCGAITLPTEYLAILGLRYLRVQAETTQEQSLTITHCSVKDRSCQMPTTPPFHITYLDTSLFNGLPLLKSYSVENVSSIKEQFPNLPHSSWILAPNKSYIVTLIY from the coding sequence ATGTCCTGCCAAAAATACCAGTTCTTCTTACTCGGCTTCCTGAACCTCTGTATTATTAAGCACCTTGTACACAGCCAGAACCATACACTGATATTTTTCAAGGACAACAATTTCCGGAACTGTAGTTGCTCATTTGACATCCAAAGCTGTGACTATAGTCTGGCCAACCTGATGTGTAACTGTAAAACCATTACCCttccaaaaaacaaaacagtttCCAGGCTGAGCTACAATGGTGACCTGACCATCTGGTTCTCTGACACAACCACCCTGGCAAGGTTGGTTAACTTTACCATCGTACATAACCTAAAACTATCATTGTGTGGAGCAATTACTCTCCCAACAGAGTATCTGGCCATCCTGGGGCTCAGGTACCTTCGTGTCCAAGCTGAAACCACCCAAGAACAAAGCCTGACAATAACCCATTGTAGTGTCAAGGACAGATCGTGCCAAATGCCTACAACACCCCCGTTTCACATCACCTATCTGGATACCTCACTGTTTAATGGACTTCCCTTGTTAAAGTCGTACAGTGTGGAGAATGTTTCAAGCATAAAGGAACAGTTTCCAAATCTTCCGCATTCCAGCTGGATATTGGCCCCAAATAAGAGCTACATAGTGACGTTAATATACTGA
- the LOC130357504 gene encoding uncharacterized protein LOC130357504, with the protein MANTERHTAPRPRDLPAWNTARTAAHCEYYSAPCCTEVSMKDGDLDVFLRGFEKVCRQFHLPKEQWGRYLTPRLRGKALDGFASLPSESDQDYEAIKSALLKSFNLNPEAYRKRFRTLQQSATESCTQHTGQLRTAFRQWTGGLQVTTYEALEDLMVLDQFLQTRSLEAREWILDRKPKTAMEAAELGDDFANNRAPAAKSGSAQAGASTWRGATQPQSTTRSAGKFLPSSPKATGATLGQGDTRRCYRCNNIGHLSAICPNKKNSPPVAGGHTAVLLVSGAVEKGVDNLQSVTVGDRVTVGLRDSGASFTLVLPEVVDTEDIIPGRTMALKGIGGVRPAVPMARVYLDWGTGKGLREVGVSEDIPVNVLLGNDLGRMLCQIDELLDQLAGSQYVTIMDLSRGYWQIPMTPEAQEQSAFITPFGLFECCVMPFGMKNAPATFQQLVDQLLEGHREYAVAYLDDIAIFSNTWEEHLSHLSKVVKQIAEAGLTIKPVKCQVGMTVQYLGHTVGGGSLRPEPSKVESIMAWPIPKTKKQVMSFLGTAGYYRRFVLDYSKIAKPLTDLTKKKVSKQITWTEDCDKSFIALKTALSNSLVLQAPDFSRRFVVKTDASNFGLGAVLSQVNSNGEEHPILYLSRKLLPREVAYARNV; encoded by the exons aaagatggtgatctggatgtgttcctgaggggatttgaaaaggtttgccggcagttccatctacctaaggaacagtggggacgatatctaaccccacggctgcgagggaaagctctggatgggtttgcttcgcttccctctgagagtgaccaggactatgaggcaataaaatctgccctgctaaaaagttttaatctgaatccagaggcttatcggaaaagatttaggactttgcaacaaagcgccacagaaagctgcactcaacatacaggtcagctaaggactgcattcaggcaatggactgggggcctacaagtcactacctatgaggccctggaggacttgatggtcctggatcagtttctccaaacacggagcttggaagccagagagtggattttggaccgcaagcccaagacagccatggaagcagcagaactaggagatgactttgccaacaacagggcgccagcagcaaagagtggatctgcacaagctggagcaagtacctggaggggagccacacaaccacaaagcaccaccaggtcagccgggaaattcttgccatcatccccaaaagcaacaggagccacattgggtcagggggacacccgccgatgttacagatgcaacaatattgggcacctcagtgccatttgccccaacaaaaagaattctccaccagtagctggaggacacacagccgttcttctggtgtccggagcggtggagaaaggagtggataacctgcagagtgtaactgtgggtgaccgggtgacagtgggtttgcgggattctggagcctcctttaccttggtgctgcctgaagtggtggatacagaggacatcatccctggaagaaccatggctttaaaaggaattggaggtgtgcggcctgctgtgcccatggcccgtgtgtacctggattggggtacaggcaaaggtttgcgggaggtgggggtctctgaggacatccctgttaatgttctgctggggaatgatttgggtcggatgctctgtca AATAGATGAGTTACTTGATCAGCTAGCAGGTTCCCAATATGTGACTATCATGGATTTAAGCAGAGGGTACTGGCAGATCCCTATGACCCCAGAAGCCCAGGAGCAGTCAGCCTTTATCACTCCCTTTGGGTTGTTTGAGTGCTGTGTCATGCCTTTTGGGATGAAAAATGCCCCAGCCACTTTCCAACAACTGGTTGATCAGCTGCTAGAGGGCCACAGGGAATACGCCGTGGCATACTTAGATGATATTGCCATATTCAGTAACACCTGGGAGGAGCACCTGAGTCACCTGAGCAAGGTGGTAAAGCAAATAGCTGAGGCAGGGCTTACCATAAAACCCGTAAAGTGTCAAGTTGGCATGACAGTGCAGTATCTGGGGCATACAgtaggaggagggtccctacgcCCTGAGCCCAGTAAGGTGGAGTCTATTATGGCCTGGCCAATTCCTAAGACCAAAAAACAGGTCATGTCCTTTTTGGGGACTGCAGGGTATTATCGTAGATTTGTCCTTGATTATAGTAAGATAGCAAAACCTCTCACAGACTTGACAAAAAAGAAGGTGTCCAAGCAAATTACCTGGACTGAGGATTGTGATAAGTCCTTCATTGCCCTCAAGACTGCACTGTCCAACTCTCTGGTCCTCCAGGCCCCAGATTTCAGTAGGAGGTTTGTGGTAAAAACAGATGCTTCCAATTTTGGTCTGGGGGCTGTTCTTAGCCAAGTAAACTCCAATGGAGAAGAACACCCCATTCTCTACCTGAGTAGGAAGCTATTGCCTAGGGAAGTGGCCTATgcaaggaatgtctag